The Aspergillus luchuensis IFO 4308 DNA, chromosome 4, nearly complete sequence DNA window TGAATTGCAGAGATAAGACCTGTCTGTGGCATATTGAGTGTATGCAAAACGGGACCAGTCAATGCGCTCCCTAGACAGTCCAGTGTGATAAGACTCGGAATTTCGTGTAGCGTCTGGATGTTTAGGAAGTCGTAACAATGTCACAAATCCCAAAAGAGTGGACACAACTAAGAAAAAGGCGCGGAAGACTTTCGGAGTTCTGGTGAACATTTTTCTATAGTAGCTGATGGCAAGACGTGGAGAGCAAGTTACCCAAGAATCTTGCTTCGAATTTTGTGCATCGTTTTTGAAGgctaaagaaaataaaagagtGTTGTAAGGTCAATTAACGAAATTAACCCCCCATCAGCTTCGAGGCAGCCCCTCGGCTGGTAGACAGCGGCGGGTGGCTGCGAATGGGCGGCTAAGCGCTGCCCATGCATGATCTGAAGCACGCTAGAATCCACCGCAGCTACTGATTGGAACGAATGATGGCCCGTGCCCAGCACAGCGCTAACATGCATCGGGTGGAGCTAACTACTAAGGGTTCAGGGTCTTTGCTCATTCCCAGCCttgtcatcatctccaagcaCATTCAGTTGAGAGTCAACACTTACACTTGCTGAAGTAAGAGCGATTGACGTCTCACCATCTATCCAAGATGTGAGCAAGCAATCGTTTAGTGCTCCTGCGACTTCCGCCTGACGCAGTAATAAGACTGAACTAAGCGCCAGTGAATGCCATACATTCCCCTCAATGGTCCCTGCACCTAgtagtacagtagtagtagtactacctAGGTGCACATCCTTTGTTCACTGGTCAGTGGGTTCTCATGCAACCCCACTATAAAGACTCGTGCGGCTATGAATAACAACTGGCATATGAGGGGCGCTTAGATGGGCCTGTACTTAATCTAGTTGGCTGACAGTTATCCAACCTGAATCTCAGTTCAAGTATTCGTCTTTTTGACGACTCAAGTTGACTTTCTCATCTGAGATGTGCGCAATCTCAGAATTGCCATAAGTACTATTAGCAACCATCCTAAGATTTGCGACATCAACACCTATTCACCAGTGTTTGGTATCTCAGCTCAGcctggaggcggcggcggctatATTGCTTACCGAGTCGGTTTACACGAGAGTCTTCATTATTATCGGTAGGCTACTTCGCATTCCTGGAATGTCGTCAAGTCAGGCCATTCAGAAACGTCTCTTTTTTAGCACAGCTCAGGGCTTCCTAACAGGTTTTCGTTCTTAGGGATGCGACGACGACAGCAACAGTGCTTTATCGCCTTTTGGACCCTCTGCCTCGAATATGTTCTCTGCTCAGGTCCCCGAGTGATGCCCTGGTCAAATAAGAAATTTGGACCCGATGGCCCCTGGCAAGCGGTCACAGTGCAAATTGGGAGTAACTACAGTGAAATCGTTGTTCCTTCCTCGGAAGTGGCTTTGTACCCGGGAGGTAGTTGGGAAAGTAAGATCCTATTATCTTCAATTTGCGACAACAAAACACTCTCGTCCGTGTGTTATGGGGATATAGCTGGCCTCTTTGACAGCGACATATCAGCCAGCCTGGATAATACCTCGATAGAGATGCCTCCATATGGGACATGGGGTGATGTGGATTGGGGTTTCACGAACGCAGCGCCTGTTTACGCAAAAGCAAGACGAGCAACAGACTATATAACCATCAGTGGCTCACCCGTCCCTGATGTTGATATGATCATAATATATTCGGGGTGGCAGACTTACCCTGGTGGGCAAGCATACCCACTGGAGGTGGGGATCTTATCCCTTGGATGCCCAGCTATTAATCAGACATTTGGAAATGTGATCAAGATCAACACAACGTTTGTCACCAGCTATTTCTATGAGCAAGAGGGATCGCTAAACATACCGTCTTATTCTTACGGTATGCATATTGGCTCCGCAGCACTAGGAATTCCTGGATCGCTGCTTTTAGGGGGTTATGATCAGAATAGAGTGATGGGCGAGGTGTCCTCCCAGGCATTTTCAAGTGGAAGCTTCCCAATTGAGCTGCTCGATATGAATATCGGAGTAGCAGAGGGTGGGTCTCCTTGGGCTTACACGAACAAAACAGGGTTATTGGCACAGGGTAATTCCTCCCTGGACTCTGGTCTCAGCGTCATTGTGGACCCAGCAAAcccatatatatatctgcctCAGAGCTCATGCGATGCGATAGCCGCTGAGTTGCCTGTGACATACCACCCTGAGTACGGCCTTTACTTTTGGAACACATCTGACTCACAGTACGATACCATTGCAACATCGCCAGGTTACCTAGGTTTCCAATTCAGCAAGGATAacctcaacaacaacttcaTCACGATCAAAGTTCCCTTCGCTCTTCTGAATCTCACACTAGAGGCCCCGCTTGTGAAGACACCAACGCAATATTTCCCGTGCATGGCTACCAATAGCACTCCAGTTCTAGGACGTGCTTTCCTTCAGGCAGCTTTTATAGGAGTCAATTGGCTTGGTGGAAAGTGGTTTCTAGCTCAAGCACCAGGACCGGGAGGCTCCTTCATTGTTGATACCGTGTCAATAGGTGACAATGATTCCACTATTTCGGCAACAACAAACAGCTGGGAAGCCACCTGGAAAAGCACCTGGAAGGCAATACCTGCAGGTTCTACCTCGAACGCAAATACAACAGGTACATCAATGAGCGGTCCATCTACTGACGGGAATGGCTTCTCAGTGGCTGTCAAAATCGGCATAATTGTCGGCAGCACTATTGGCGGGCTGTCGATAATTGCTATTCTCTCTGGGATCTACATCCATCACCGACGACAACAAAAGAAAGCATCCATTTCAGACGAAAGTCATGCGACAGAACAAACAGATCACGGATCCTCGGCGCATCAGTTGATGCCTGTGGAGGCACCCGATAACATATGGAACCAAGTAAACGAGATACACAGCCAAGAAAGACATGAGATGGGCTCGGAAAGAGGGCCCTTCTATGAGCTAGGCCCGGAAAAGGGTGCTTTGGTTGAATTAGATCAAAGGTCCAAATCTCAGGGAGGCCCTTTTGAGCTACCAGCACAAGGATCCGTCTCGTGGTCTTCTAATGTTATCTAAAAGCGCCTGATTTCCGCAATGTACATAGCTGACTGTGTTTTTGCCACAGCTGATAGATTCAAAGCAGATGATATTGGTTTACACACCCTACCGTCATCATAATGATCATATTGTATTAGAAATAACTATACAATTTCTATAGACCTCTGATCACGATCCAGTCCGATCAGAATCCTTCAATTTTACACTTGACACTTAAGAGGATGTATGTCCATATATACGACATGTAGCATATAGAACGGGTGGTACTTTATATAGTGTTGGATAAACCAAAGATGCGGTTATCTTGGTACACGTATATAGCAACACCACTACAGAGTACTATTTTATTCATTTTATCCCGACTGCTATCTATCTGCTCAGCCTCACACACTGAGTAAGAATAATGCGCATTAAATGCTCGATTTGGACCCTGACGAGTCGCACCTGCCCAGAATAGAACACCTAAACCATATTCGGACTAGTGGTGGTCAGGCCAAGAGGGACGGCACCCTAGCACTAACCCAAGAATGGTTAGGTCAGGGAAACACTCATGTTTCGAGTAAGGCGTCACAAGACTGCGGGAACTCTGTCCCTTCCACATCTTGGGTCCATCGCTCCATTCCGCCATCTGGGGCCATTTCATTATCTCTCTTTGACCGACGCGGCTGGGCCCGGACTGTGTCCTCCCTTGCCATTCCACATCGAAGGCCGTGTTGTCGATCGGTTCTGATCGTCGCTCctttgcctttctttctcttttttctttttctctctgttGCTTTTCGTCCATTATCCATAGCCTCATTCCTGATTTAGCATTCcctccaacatcaccaacaacctctctcccccccccccacaCTCGTCCTCCGGAATCAGACAAAACAACACTTGTCCGCCTCCCAATATGAATAATTATCACGACACCGAAAGCCTCGAATACTCCTCCGATACCTCTGATGATGGCCGCTTCTCTCCCCACCCTACGGGTCGCATTAAGCGCTACACAAGACCCTTGATCGATTACGTGCGCAACGAATGGCAAACTAACGCCAAATACTCCCATCTCGCCAACCCCGACCAGCCCTCTGAACCTTCCCGATTCGTCCAACTCTTCCTGTCTATTGTCACTGCGCCGCGCTTCCGTCGCTATGTCGTGGTGTACTTGATCCTTGTCATAACGTGTCTGCTGGGATGGCTGTATATCCTCTCTCCGCGGCTAGCGGAGCATGCGTCGTTGTTGCGGGCGCTAGATCcagaggtgaaggaggaagtgggtggatggtTTGGAACGAACGCTTTTCCCGggtttgatgatgttgtgcaGGTGAAAAAGTTGGATAAGGAGCTTTTGCCTGAGGGGGAGGAACGGCTGATTGTTGTGGGTGATGTGCAGGGATGCATAGCAGAGTGTATGCCCCCTTTCCACTCCCCTTGATGCAGTTCATGGTATTTGAATGCATGCATGGATCGCTGACATACAGACTTGTTGATAGTGGACCGCCTCCTCGAAGAACTCCTCTTCGATCCGATCAACGATCACCTCATCTTTACTGGAAACATGATTAGCCAGGGCCCCAACAGCACTGACGTTGTCGATTTCGCCCGAAAGTATTCCGCGTCATGTGTGCGTGGAAACAACGAAGATCGCGTCCTTGTTATGCGCCACAATATGATCGAAGCTCAGACCTTAACTGATACCTCTTCCGATCAATACCTCGATGGTCAGTCTACAGAGCAGGCCAAGAATGAACGTGATCTCGCGCGTGCCCTGTCAGACGAACAAGCAGACTGGCTAGACGCCTGCCCAGTTATTCTTAACGTGGGACAGATTCCTACCATGGGACAGGTTGCGGTCGTGCATGGGGGCCTGATTCCGGGTGTGGATCTGAATCATCAGGACCCGTATAGCGTGATGAATATGTTGACCATCGATTTGGACACCCATATGCCTAGCCCTGAGCGGGATGGTATGATGTGGACTAAGGTTAGTCCCCCTTATAATTCTTCCGTACTATGTTGCTTTGAGacaataatactaataacgGTATAGTTCTTCAACAAGCACCAATCCGTCGGCTATGCAAGCTCTAAAAGCTCGAAcaaagacgacgacgaagatgcagGTGCCGTCAAAGCCACCACCGTCATCTACGGCCACGACTCCGAAACAGccctcaacatcaacacctaTACAAAGGGTATTGACACCGGCTGTGTCGCCGGCGGAAAACTCACCGCGTTTGTGATTAGCTCCTCTGGAGAGCAGAATATCATCCAGGTCAGGTGTAACAACTACCTACCCTGATTGAGTGGCAATTGTTGTGTTCCGTCTTGTC harbors:
- a CDS encoding uncharacterized protein (COG:S;~EggNog:ENOG410PPA0;~InterPro:IPR033121,IPR021109;~SECRETED:SignalP(1-22);~TransMembrane:1 (n7-17c22/23o493-515i)), with product MRRRQQQCFIAFWTLCLEYVLCSGPRVMPWSNKKFGPDGPWQAVTVQIGSNYSEIVVPSSEVALYPGGSWESKILLSSICDNKTLSSVCYGDIAGLFDSDISASLDNTSIEMPPYGTWGDVDWGFTNAAPVYAKARRATDYITISGSPVPDVDMIIIYSGWQTYPGGQAYPLEVGILSLGCPAINQTFGNVIKINTTFVTSYFYEQEGSLNIPSYSYGMHIGSAALGIPGSLLLGGYDQNRVMGEVSSQAFSSGSFPIELLDMNIGVAEGGSPWAYTNKTGLLAQGNSSLDSGLSVIVDPANPYIYLPQSSCDAIAAELPVTYHPEYGLYFWNTSDSQYDTIATSPGYLGFQFSKDNLNNNFITIKVPFALLNLTLEAPLVKTPTQYFPCMATNSTPVLGRAFLQAAFIGVNWLGGKWFLAQAPGPGGSFIVDTVSIGDNDSTISATTNSWEATWKSTWKAIPAGSTSNANTTGTSMSGPSTDGNGFSVAVKIGIIVGSTIGGLSIIAILSGIYIHHRRQQKKASISDESHATEQTDHGSSAHQLMPVEAPDNIWNQVNEIHSQERHEMGSERGPFYELGPEKGALVELDQRSKSQGGPFELPAQGSVSWSSNVI
- a CDS encoding putative serine/threonine-protein phosphatase (COG:T;~EggNog:ENOG410PNM7;~InterPro:IPR004843,IPR029052;~PFAM:PF00149;~TransMembrane:1 (i82-100o);~go_function: GO:0016787 - hydrolase activity [Evidence IEA]); the protein is MNNYHDTESLEYSSDTSDDGRFSPHPTGRIKRYTRPLIDYVRNEWQTNAKYSHLANPDQPSEPSRFVQLFLSIVTAPRFRRYVVVYLILVITCLLGWLYILSPRLAEHASLLRALDPEVKEEVGGWFGTNAFPGFDDVVQVKKLDKELLPEGEERLIVVGDVQGCIAELDRLLEELLFDPINDHLIFTGNMISQGPNSTDVVDFARKYSASCVRGNNEDRVLVMRHNMIEAQTLTDTSSDQYLDGQSTEQAKNERDLARALSDEQADWLDACPVILNVGQIPTMGQVAVVHGGLIPGVDLNHQDPYSVMNMLTIDLDTHMPSPERDGMMWTKFFNKHQSVGYASSKSSNKDDDEDAGAVKATTVIYGHDSETALNINTYTKGIDTGCVAGGKLTAFVISSSGEQNIIQVRCNNYLP